A genomic region of Acipenser ruthenus chromosome 9, fAciRut3.2 maternal haplotype, whole genome shotgun sequence contains the following coding sequences:
- the LOC117405207 gene encoding 2-oxoglutarate receptor 1-like produces MGDNASDHASNCTNVDTLMKRYYLPAIYGTIFIVGLLGNLLAITVYLVKMRPWKSSSIIMFNLVVTDFLYMLTLPFLVYYHTNGDSWAMGDFMCRFVRFTFQFSLYRSILFLTCLSVFRYIAVVYPYQTQQVQKKRWGILVCIIVWAIAAVAVIPMTTMISVSEMQNVTQCLDFASSEVDTVWWYSWLLTVLGFLVPLVIVCMCYFSIVRALSTGPHTQSECRLKARCHVVLIIVVFVLCYLPFHISRGIRVQTNKPGFDCLVMTRAHAAYIFFRPIAGLHTFFNLALNTTAGDQFQKACSELFSCFRCESKRKEVCKVVVIS; encoded by the coding sequence ATGGGAGACAATGCTTCAGACCACGCTTCCAACTGCACCAACGTTGATACTCTAATGAAGAGGTATTATCTCCCAGCAATATATGGTACAATCTTCATTGTGGGCTTATTGGGAAACCTATTAGCCATCACAGTGTATCTGGTCAAGATGAGACCATGGAAAAGCAGCAGCATCATCATGTTTAACCTTGTGGTAACAGATTTTCTGTATATGTTGACTCTGCCCTTCCTTGTGTACTACCACACCAATGGCGATTCCTGGGCCATGGGAGATTTCATGTGCAGGTTTGTGCGCTTCACTTTCCAGTTCAGCCTTTACAGGAGCATCCTCTTCCTCACCTGCCTCAGTGTCTTCCGCTACATCGCCGTTGTCTACCCCTATCAAACTCAGCAGGTGCAAAAGAAACGGTGGGGCATCCTTGTTTGCATCATTGTCTGGGCAATTGCAGCAGTGGCAGTCATCCCCATGACGACAATGATCTCTGTGAGTGAAATGCAGAATGTCACACAATGCTTAGATTTTGCGAGCAGTGAGGTGGACACAGTTTGGTGGTATAGCTGGCTTTTGACAGTGCTGGGGTTTCTCGTACCCTTAGTGATTGTATGCATGTGCTACTTCAGCATTGTACGGGCGCTGAGCACAGGGCCTCACACTCAGAGTGAGTGCAGGTTAAAGGCCCGGTGTCATGTCGTCCTCATCATAGTTGTGTTTGTGCTGTGCTATCTGCCTTTTCATATATCAAGAGGCATCCGGGTGCAAACCAATAAACCTGGGTTTGACTGTCTTGTGATGACGCGAGCTCATGCAGCATACATCTTCTTTAGGCCGATTGCAGGACTGCACACTTTTTTCAACTTAGCTTTGAATACAACTGCTGGGGATCAGTTTCAGAAAGCCTGTAGCGAGCTTTTCAGCTGCTTCCGTTGTGAATCAAAACGCAAGGAAGTTTGCAAAGTGGTTGTCATTTCATAA